In Podospora pseudopauciseta strain CBS 411.78 chromosome 3, whole genome shotgun sequence, one genomic interval encodes:
- a CDS encoding hypothetical protein (COG:S; EggNog:ENOG503NVA1), with product MAEEKQEIRQTVEAPAVRPSTPTGTIHRPSGWMYKGFRLGKSEVWFASPIVQLLMVAMVCFLCPGMFNALTGLGAAGQVDPGAQNDANTALYSTFAVVAFFSGTVTNIFGVKPTLAFGALGYCIYSASFLSYNHNQNRGFVVFAGAFLGICAGLLWTAQGTIMMSYPSEDKKGRYISWFWIIFNLGAVIGSLVPLGQNIDAIGATAVNDGTYIGFIVLMLIGAALALLLCNARSVIRHDGSKVILMKNPSWKTEIKGLVETITLAPWVILLFPMFFASNIFYTYQLNDMNLQFNTRARTLNGLLYWTSQIIGASIFGYALDITRFRRSVRAKASLVVLFSLTFVIWGGGWAWQKQQVPREILEDESLEHRRIDWQDGGEKYIGPMFLFMFYGFYDAAWQTCIYWYMGALSNSGRKAANLAGFYKGIQSAGAAVFWRLDGLKTPFNTIFGVTWGLLAAALLFAAPVIWLKVKDTVTAEEDLKFSDETIADIRATTDASREVA from the exons ATGGCGGAGGAAAAGCAAGAAATCCGGCAGACCGTCGAGGCGCCTGCCGTCCGACCAAGCACACCTACCGGCACCATCCACCGACCTTCGGGATGGATGTACAAAGGTTTCCGTCTGGGCAAGTCGGAAGTGTGGTTCGCGTCGCCCATCGTCCAGCTCCTGATGGTAGCCATGGTTTGCTTCCTGTGCCCCGGCATGTTCAACGCTCTCACCGGTCTCGGTGCCGCCGGGCAGGTTGATCCAGGCGCGCAAAACGACGCCAACACGGCCCTCTATTCTACCTTTGCCGTggtcgccttcttctcgggcACCGTCACCAACATCTTTGGAGTGAAACCAACACTGGCTTTTGGGGCCCTCGGATACTGCATCTACTCTGCCAGCTTTTTAAGCTACAATCACAACCAGAACCGCGGATTCGTCGTCTTTGCGGGAGCGTTCCTCGGCATCTGCGCCGGTCTGCTGTGGACCGCCCAGGGAACCATCATGATGAGCTATCCATCCGAAGACAAGAAGGGGCGGTACATATCCTGGTTCTGGATCATCTTCAATCTCGGAGCCGTCATCGGGTCGCTGGTGCCGCTCGGCCAAAATATCGATGCGATAGGCGCCACCGCGGTCAACGACGGGACCTACATCGGCTTCATTGTGCTCATGCTCATCGGCGCTGCTCTCGCCCTTTTGCTCTGCAATGCCAGGAGCGTCATTCGCCACGACGGCAGCAAGGTCATCTTGATGAAGAACCCCAGCTGGAAGACAGAGATCAAGGGATTGGTCGAGACTATCACCCTTGCACCCTGGGTCATCCTGCTGTTCCCCATGTTTTTCGCCTCCAACATCTTCTACACCTATCAGCTCAACGACATGAACCTCCAATTCAACACGCGTGCCCGGACGCTCAACGGTTTGCTGTACTGGACCAGTCAGATTATTGGAGCCTCCATTTTTGGCTACGCTCTTGATATCACCAGGTTCCGTCGGTCGGTGCGCGCCAAGGCGAGCTTGGTTGTGTTATTCAGCTTGACATTTGTCATTTGGGGCGGTGGCTGGGCCTGGCAGAAACAGCAAGTCCCTCGAGAAATTCTGGAGGATGAAAGCTTGGAGCATAGAAGAATTGACTGGCAAGATGGTGGAGAGAAGTACATCGGACCCATGTTTTTGTTCATGTTTTATGGGTTTTACGATGCCGCGTGGCAGACTTGCATTTACTG GTATATGGGTGCTCTCAGCAACTCTGGTCGCAAAGCTGCCAATCTCGCTGGTTTCTACAAGGGAATTCAGTCTGCCGGTGCGGCCGTCTTTTGGCGGTTGGACGGGCTGAAGACACCGTTCAATACCATCTTTGGGGTCACC TGGGGTCTGCTTGCTGCCGCGCTGCTGTTCGCCGCGCCTGTTATCTGGCTCAAGGTGAAAGACACCGTGACCGCCGAAGAAGACTTGAAGTTTAGCGATGAGACTATTGCGGATATTAGGGCTACAACAGACGCCAGCAGGGAGGTTGCGTGA
- a CDS encoding hypothetical protein (COG:S; EggNog:ENOG503NY5R; CAZy:GH131), translating into MKFHVLSGLVAQVLSVSAGTILWDGRFNDMTSSADLNKWSWGNQVGPYQYYIHGSSPVSAYVNLSPDYKNPADTGSRQGAKITLDNTAYWNGQNMRRTELIPQTTAAINQGKVYYHFSLMRKDINAPATTREHQIAFFESHFTELKSGWLSGAPGISDTLLRWCVGGQTQWSVEWAADVWHNVAYEIDFAAGTVGFWHSTGSDPLTRKVAPVKTSTSSNGADWHVGVLELPRSGYPDSNEDFYWSGVYIESGSLTTSVAGPGQPIPGDGGSSSSSSSSSVPSSTSTRVSSTSIPVPVSSTTLVTSTTRVSSTSTSSTAPVQTTPSGCTAGQYAQCDGIGFSGCKTCAAPYTCKYGNDWYSQCL; encoded by the coding sequence ATGAAGTTCCACGTTCTCTCCGGTCTCGTCGCCCAGGTGCTGTCTGTCTCGGCAGGCACCATCCTGTGGGATGGCCGCTTCAACGACATGACCTCATCTGCCGATCTGAACAAGTGGTCCTGGGGCAACCAGGTTGGCCCATACCAGTACTACATCCACGGGTCTTCTCCTGTGTCGGCCTATGTCAACCTCTCGCCCGACTACAAGAACCCAGCCGACACTGGTTCCAGGCAGGGAGCCAAGATCACGCTCGACAACACGGCCTACTGGAACGGCCAGAACATGCGCCGCACCGAGCTGATCCCCCAGACCACCGCTGCCATCAACCAAGGCAAGGTCTACTACCACTTCTCCTTGATGAGAAAGGACATCAACGCCCCGGCCACCACTAGGGAGCACCAGATCGCCTTCTTCGAAAGCCACTTCACCGAGCTCAAGTCCGGTTGGCTCTCGGGCGCCCCTGGCATCTCGGACACTCTGCTTAGGTGGTGCGTTGGCGGCCAGACCCAGTGGAGTGTCGAGTGGGCTGCTGATGTCTGGCACAACGTTGCCTACGAGATCGACTTTGCTGCCGGCACCGTCGGTTTCTGGCACTCTACCGGCAGCGACCCCCTGACCAGAAAGGTGGCCCCCGTCAAGACCAGCACCAGCTCCAACGGCGCCGACTGGCATGTTGGTGTCTTGGAGCTCCCCAGAAGCGGCTACCCTGATTCCAACGAGGACTTTTACTGGTCCGGCGTGTATATTGAGAGCGGCAGTTTGACCACCTCGGTCGCCGGACCTGGCCAACCCATCCCCGGTGACGGTggctcctccagcagcagcagcagcagcagtgtcCCCAGCAGCACAAGCACCAGAGTCAGCAGCACCTCCATCCCGGTCCCCGTTTCCTCTACCACGCTcgtcacctccaccacccgtgtctcctccaccagcaccagctctACCGCACCCGTTCAGACCACCCCCAGCGGTTGCACCGCCGGCCAGTACGCCCAGTGCGACGGCATTGGCTTCAGTGGTTGCAAGACTTGCGCTGCCCCCTACACCTGCAAGTATGGAAACGACTGGTATTCCCAGTGCTTGTAA
- the ACH1 gene encoding acetyl-CoA hydrolase (COG:C; EggNog:ENOG503NUMA), protein MASRVASAALKARVHRPSMLNKLCQPEDLLHHFPNGSYIGWSGFTGVGYPKKIPVFLADHVEKNNLQGQLKYSLFVGASSGAETENRWAALDMIERRSPHQVGKDIAKGINEGRINFFDKHLSMFPVDLVYGYYTKDKPNGKLDVAVVEASEIKEDGSIVPGASVGATPELIQMADKIIIEVNTSLPSFDGLHDITMTDLPPRRKPYLITQVEDRIGTNSIPIDPEKVVGIVESDYQDQTSPNTPADEGSQQIAGHLIEFFEHEVKHGRLPKNLLPLQSGIGNIANAVIGGLDNSNFRNLKVWTEVIQDTFLDLFDSGRLDFATATSVRFSPDGFKRFYKNWESYKDKLLLRSQQVSNSPEIIRRLGVIGMNTPVEVDIYAHANSTCVMGSRMLNGLGGSADFLRNAKYSIMHTPSTRPSKTDPHGVSCIVPMCTHIDQTEHDLDIVVTEAGLADVRGLAPRERARVIIDKCAHDVYKPILKAYFEKAEFECLRKGMGHEPHLLFNSFDMHKALLEEGSMRKVKPW, encoded by the exons ATGGCGTCCAGAGTAGCTTCGGCTGCGCTCAAGGCGCGCGTCCATCGCCCGTCGATGCTCAACAAGCTGTGCCAGCCCGAAGACCTCTTGCACCACTTCCCCAATGGCTCCTACATTGGCTGGTCTGGCTTCACCGGTGTCGGCTACCCCAA GAAGATTCCCGTTTTCCTCGCCGACCATGTCGAGAAGAACAACCTCCAGGGACAGCTCAAGTACAGCCTCTTCGTCGGCGCCTCGTCCGGTGCCGAGACCGAGAACCGCTGGGCTGCCCTCGATATGATCGAGAGACGGTCTCCTCACCAGGTCGGCAAGGATATCGCCAAGGGCATCAACGAGGGCCGCATCAACTTCTTCGACAAGCATCTGTCCATGTTCCCCGTCGACCTTGTATATGGCTACTATACCAAGGACAAGCCAAATGGCAAGCTCGATGTGGCGGTTGTTGAGGCTTCTGAGATCAAGGAGGATGGCAGCATCGTCCCCGGTGCTTCCGTCGGTGCCACTCCCGAGCTTATCCAGATGGCTGACAAG ATCATTATTGAGGTCAACACCTCGCTCCCGAGCTTCGATGGCCTGCACGACATCACCATGACCGatcttcctccccgccgcAAGCCCTACCTGATCACCCAGGTCGAGGACCGCATTGGTACCAACTCGATCCCCATCGACCCCGAGAAGGTTGTTGGTATCGTCGAGTCCGACTACCAGGATCagacctcccccaacacccctgCCGATGAGGGCTCGCAGCAGATTGCCGGCCACTTGATTGAGTTCTTTGAGCACGAGGTGAAGCACGGCCGTCTTCCCAAGaacctccttcctctccagtCCGGTATCGGCAACATAGCCAATGCCGTCATTGGTGGTCTAGACAACTCCAACTTCCGCAACCTCAAGGTGTGGACCGAGGTCATCCAGGATACCTTCCTTGATCTTTTCGACTCTGGCCGCCTCGACTTCGCCACCGCTACCTCCGTCCGCTTCTCCCCCGACGGCTTCAAGCGCTTCTACAAGAACTGGGAGTCCTACAAGgacaagctcctcctccgctctCAGCAGGTGTCCAACTCCCCCGAGATCATCCGTCGCCTTGGTGTCATCGGCATGAACACCCCCGTCGAGGTTGACATTTACGCTCACGCCAACTCGACCTGCGTCATGGGTTCCCGCATGCTCAACGGTCTCGGTGGCTCGGCTGATTTCTTGAGAAACGCCAAGTACTCCATCATGCATACTCCCTCGACTCGTCCCTCCAAGACGGACCCCCACGGTGTCTCGTGCATTGTCCCCATGTGCACTCACATTGATCAGACTGAGCACGACTTGGACATTGTGGTTACCGAAGCTGGTCTTGCCGACGTTCGCGGTCTGGCTCCCCGCGAGAGAGCCCGCGTGATCATTGACAAGTGCGCCCACGATGTGTACAAGCCTATCCTCAAGGCTTACTTCGAGAAGGCCGAGTTTGAGTGCCTGCGTAAGGGTATGGGCCACGAGCCTCACCTGCTCTTCAACAGCTTCGACATGCACAAGGCTCTGTTAGAGGAGGGCAGCATGCGCAAGGTCAAGCCTTGGTAA
- a CDS encoding hypothetical protein (EggNog:ENOG503P63W), translating to MYTKTTVLLALLAPLCLSFPVDPPAAALPVDSTTDAQPAAAPEAAPVPVVAVPNAAPPIEEVWTIQGARRVCESDNLECVWTFTISTNSVYAPVPCIVKIPSDPERKVPANQNNVEGLVCGPYGVSAGWSSAFGVENGFTVLYVVDMERKMGVWPAYEDKKVEKGEVVVPDLQLPVKHLG from the coding sequence ATGTACACCAAAACCACAGTCCTCCTCGCGCTTTTGGCACCCCTTTGCCTCTCCTTTCCCGTGgaccctccagcagcagccctccCGGTCGATTCCACCACAGATGCCCAACCAGCCGCTGCTCCCGAAGCAGCTCCTGTTCCTGTTGTGGCCGTCCCCAATGCTGCCCCGCCCATTGAAGAGGTCTGGACCATCCAAGGCGCCCGCCGCGTGTGCGAATCTGACAACTTGGAATGCGTCTGGACGTTTACCATCAGCACCAACTCTGTCTACGCCCCTGTGCCGTGCATAGTCAAGATCCCCTCTGATCCCGAGCGCAAGGTGCCTGCGAACCAGAACAATGTCGAGGGATTGGTTTGTGGGCCGTATGGAGTGTCGGCGGGGTGGAGTTCGGCGTTTGGGGTGGAGAATGGGTTTACGGTGTTGTATGTGGTGGAcatggagaggaagatgggggtgtGGCCTGCATATGAGGACAAgaaggtggagaagggggaggttgtaGTGCCTGATTTGCAGCTGCCGGTCAAGCATCTGGGGTGA
- the NWD1 gene encoding NACHT and WD40-domain containing NOD-like receptor 1 (COG:A; EggNog:ENOG503Q43U) — protein MAPSLFGKVKSKGRKWLQAAPRESSTPSPQTLLPTSSRPASQLATRPTSQPTSSPPTSTDTYTSSLPSLQERLWNEAYDGVKASEPKLVGAYEKILSTELHGNDPSSVTPESTDNEIGETPGTRSGQMQQLVQAGLDRTQKQASIKRGIDEGLQAVQEVRRVVDKAVHAAPEAAVAWVGVCLGLEILSNPVTEARDNRKGIVYVLLRIEWYWNLVSLLLDENKAEQSSAGLRAQLEKHVVQLYEKLLAYQIKSVCLYHRNWAAVIGRDLWKLDDWAGQLNEIKEAEAAVQRDMDQYNSEDSKIQLRKLIDVAGALEKQQEKRHQDDGDKQCLRDLRETDPRDDKTRIEDTKGGLLRDSYRWILDHADFQRFRDDPQSRLLWIKGDPGKGKTMLLCGIIDELKKGPNCLLSYFFCQATEAQLSNAASVLRGLIYLLILQQPSLISHVRSKHDVAGEKLFQGINVWVSLVEIFTDMLKDPTLKDAVLIIDALDECTTDRPKLLDFIIQSLTISSSRVKWIVSSRNWQDIEEKLGRIEQKVRLQLELNQDSISKAVDTYIKCKVEELAGLKNYDKKTRDAVKNHLTSNADGTFLWVALVCKELADPKARKRHTLSRLQSFPPGLDSLYGRMIEHIRDSEDADLCKEVLAIASVVYRPVTLDELKVLAESLEDIDPDDLKDIIGSCGSFLTLRESVVYFVHQSAKDYLLSKASCHILPSGTAHQHHTLFSRSLAALSEALRRDIYGLSTPGFSIDQVSLPNPDPLSLIRYSCIYWVDHLVDSNPTSSHKDLQDSSVIHGFIQKKYLYWLESLSLLRSMSEGVQAVYKLEALVVS, from the exons ATGGCGCCTAGTTTGTTTGGGAAAGTGAAATCCAAGGGCAGAAAGTGGTTGCAGGCCGCTCCCCGGGAATCCTCGACTCCTTCACCACAAACACTTttgccaacatcatctcgGCCTGCATCCCAACTAGCTACTCGACCGACATCTCAGCCAACGTCTTCTCCACCTACCTCGACGGATACCTATACCTCATCGCTGCCGAGCCTACAAGAGCGACTTTGGAATGAGGCCTACGATGGGGTCAAAGCGAGCGAGCCCAAACTGGTCGGGGCGTACGAGAAGATCTTATCAACTGAACTGCATGGAAACGACCCAAGCTCTGTTACTCCCGAATCAACAGACAACGAGATAGGAGAGACCCCGGGGACACGAAGCGGCCAAATGCAACAGCTGGTTCAGGCTGGACTGGATCGGACGCAGAAGCAAGCGTCCATCAAGCGAGGCATCGACGAAGGCTTGCAAGCAGTGCAAGAAGTCAGGAGAGTAGTAGACAAGGCGGTGCATGCCGCTCCCGAAGCCGCCGTCGCCTGGGTCGGCGTCTGCCTCGGACTAGAG ATCCTTTCGAACCCCGTAACCGAGGCACGCGACAACCGCAAAGGCATCGTCTACGTCCTGTTGAGAATAGAGTGGTACTGGAACTTGGTGTCCCTGCTTCTCGACGAGAACAAGGCCGAGCAATCTTCTGCGGGACTGCGAGCCCAACTGGAGAAGCATGTCGTACAGCTCTACGAGAAACTCCTCGCGTATCAGATCAAAAGTGTCTGCCTCTACCACCGCAACTGGGCAGCCGTCATCGGAAGGGATCTGTGGAAACTCGATGACTGGGCTGGCCAGCTCAACGAGATCAAGGAAGCCGAGGCTGCCGTGCAAAGAGACATGGATCAATACAACAGCGAGGACAGCAAGATACAGCTTCGGAAACTCATCGACGTCGCAGGTGCTCTAGAGAAGCAACAGGAGAAAAGGCACCAGGACGACGGGGACAAGCAATGCCTGAGAGACCTGCGCGAGACTGACCCTCGCGACGACAAGACGCGCATCGAAGACACGAAGGGCGGCCTGCTTAGGGACTCGTACCGCTGGATTCTTGACCACGCCGACTTCCAGCGATTTCGCGACGATCCGCAGAGCCGGCTGCTTTGGATCAAGGGTGACCCTGGTAAAGGCAAGACCATGCTCCTATGCGGCATCATCGACGAGCTAAAGAAGGGACCCAACTGTCTCTTGTCCTATTTCTTCTGTCAGGCCACTGAGGCTCAACTGAGCAATGCGGCGTCTGTGCTACGTGGCCTCATctacctcctcatcctccagcaACCATCGCTTATTTCGCACGTCCGGTCAAAGCACGATGTTGCGGGCGAGAAACTCTTCCAGGGCATCAATGTCTGGGTGTCTCTGGTTGAGATATTCACGGACATGCTGAAGGACCCGACCTTGAAAGACGCAGTCTTGATTATTGACGCCCTTGACGAATGCACTACCGATCGGCCTAAGCTTCTTGATTTCATCATTCAATCGTTGACGATATCTTCATCCCGGGTCAAGTGGATCGTGTCTAGTCGCAACTGGCAGGACATTGAGGAGAAACTCGGCCGTATAGAACAGAAGGTCAGGCTTCAGCTCGAGCTAAACCAAGACTCCATCTCTAAGGCTGTCGACACATATATTAAGTgcaaggtggaggagctggctggTCTTAAGAACTACGATAAGAAAACAAGGGACGCCGTTAAGAACCACTTAACCTCCAATGCTGACGGCACCTTTCTCTGGGTGGCCTTGGTTTGTAAAGAGCTCGCAGACCCCAAGGCCCGAAAGCGGCATACGCTCTCTAGGTTGCAGTCTTTCCCCCCTGGGCTGGATTCTCTATATGGCCGAATGATAGAGCATATCCGTGATTCGGAGGATGCTGACCTTTGCAAGGAGGTTCTGGCTATTGCCTCGGTAGTGTATCGACCTGTCACCTTGGATGAACTGAAGGTTCTTGCTGAGTCACTTGAGGATATTGACCCGGACGACCTGAAAGACATTATTGGCTCCTGTGGCTCTTTCTTGACCCTTCGGGAGAGCGTTGTTTACTTTGTGCATCAGTCGGCGAAGGATTACCTACTCAGCAAGGCATCCTGCCACATCTTGCCTTCTGGCACCGCGCACCAGCACCATACCCTTTTCTCAAGGTCGCTAGCGGCTCTGTCAGAGGCCCTGCGACGCGATATTTACGGCCTAAGCACCCCGGGATTCTCCATCGATCAGGTCTCGCTGCCCAATCCCGACCCATTGTCTTTGATCCGATATTCATGCATCTATTGGGTCGATCATCTCGTCGACTCCAATCCCACAAGCAGCCATAAGGATCTTCAGGATAGCAGCGTTATTCATGGATTCATCCAAAAGAAATACCTGTACTGGCTAGAATCTCTCAGCCTCTTACGCAGCATGTCGGAGGGCGTCCAGGCGGTGTACAAACTCgaggctttggtggtgagttAA
- the FGR2 gene encoding Filamentous Growth Regulator (EggNog:ENOG503NUH8; COG:S): protein MTSTPTPTSSWFSKGVESRQEQSRDTMGNSKSPLMRRSRWRRSSSKVSGEDILALQDLDPALNSKMHLINDAIDDIGWTPYHTKLFFLNGFGYAVDSLVLLLQSVIAGPAYREFGNRGYQEGLTVAVYSGMLIGALFWGFGADIVGRRYAFNLSLLICSLSAIIAGGMPSWASLGFFVSLIGFGGGGNLVLDTTVFLEYLPGSKQWVLTMMAAWWGLGQAITGLIAWGFLVPTRWNCASVDICTMANNMGWRYVMFTSGALVLVLSILRLTIIRLKETPKYLLGAGEDAKVVETLQYLAGKYNRPCSLTLNQLGACGLVTGTHSKNRFSIGETMVHLRGLFATHTVAVSTVMIWLSWAMVGLAYPLFYVFLPSYLEARGAKLDLSQFEIWRNYALTNFSSIFGPLLAGWLCNLSFLGRRYTMLIGGLMTAGFFVGYTQVRTAAQDVGISCAIAFSLNVYYGTLYAYTPEVLPSAHRATGNGIAVACNRIMGILSAVIATVADTSTVVPIYICVGLLAVMGVVAVLFPFEPYGRRSS, encoded by the exons ATGACGTCGACCCCCACACCCACCTCGAGCTGGTTCAGCAAGGGTGTCGAGAGCCGTCAAGAACAGAGCAGAGACACCATGGGTAACAGCAAAAGTCCGCTGATGAGGCGGTCAAGATGGCGCAGGTCGAGCTCCAAGGTTTCAGGGGAAGATATCCTTGCGCTGCAGGATCTGGACCCGGCCCTGAACTCCAAGATGCATTTGATCAATGAT GCTATCGATGATATTGGTTGGACGCCATACCATACGAAGCTGTTTTTCCTCAACGGGTTTGG ATACGCAGTCGATTCCttggtcctcctcctccagtcTGTCATTGCCGGCCCGGCCTACCGAGAATTCGGAAACCGAGGTTACCAAGAAGGCCTGACGGTCGCGGTGTACTCTGGCATGTTGATAGGGGCACTGTTCTGGGGATTTGGCGCAGATATCGTTGGACGGCGATACGCATTCAACCTATCTCTCCTGATCTGCTCGCTCTCGGCCATCATTGCGGGAGGAATGCCAAGTTGGGCTTCGCTGGGATTCTTTGTGTCACTGATTGGGTTTGGTGGCGGAGGGAACTTGGTTTTGGACACCACTGTGTTTCTGGAGTATCTCCCTGGCAGTAAACAATGGGTGTTGACAATGATGGCGGCGTGGTGGGGACTGGGCCAGGCCATCACAGGTCTCATTGCTTGGGGCTTTCTGG TCCCGACGAGATGGAATTGCGCCTCGGTCGATATATGCACCATGGCCAACAACATGGGCTGGAGATATGTCATGTTCACAAGCGGCGCCCTAGTATTGGTGCTATCGATTCTCCGATTGACAATTATTCGCCTCAAGGAGACACCAAAGTACCTTCTGGGCGCTGGGGAAGATGCCAAGGTCGTCGAGACATTGCAGTATCTTGCAGGGAAGTACAACCGGCCCTGCAGTCTGACATTGAACCAGCTAGGGGCTTGTGGTCTGGTCACTGGCACTCACAGCAAGAACCGCTTCTCAATCGGGGAAACCATGGTCCATCTCAGAGGCTTGTTTGCCACACACACGGTTGCTGTCTCGACAGTGATGATATGGCTGTCCTGGGCAATGGTGGGTCTTGCATACCCCCTGTTTTACGTCTTTCTCCCAAGCTATCTCGAGGCTCGCGGAGCCAAGCTGGATCTGTCCCAGTTTGAGATTTGGCGCAACTATGCTCTCACCAACTTTAGCTCCATCTTTGGTCCCTTGCTCGCCGGCTGGCTGTGCAACCTTTCCTTTCTCGGTCGGCGATATACCATGCTCATCGGAGGGCTCATGACAGCGGGCTTTTTTGTTGGGTACACGCAGGTACGAACGGCGGCCCAGGATGTCGGAATCTCCTGCGCCATTGCTTTCAGTCTCAATGTTTACTATGGGACGCTGTATGCATACACGCCAGAAGTGCTTCCCAGTGCACACAGGGCCACGGGCAACGGGATTGCGGTGGCATGCAACCGGATCATGGGCATACTGTCGGCTGTCATTGCCACCGTCGCGGATACTTCGACGGTTGTGCCCATTTATATCTGTGTCGGTCTCTTGGCGGTAATGGGTGTGGTGGCTGTTTTGTTCCCTTTTGAGCCGTATGGGCGGAGGAGTTCTTGA
- a CDS encoding hypothetical protein (EggNog:ENOG503PHY6) — protein MQSKDGYADSEFSESEDGLDGSESHYQDENSPSLADSEDSGSEDDDADGVHQGRKRRKVSVHSTAASSRGSRSSRQRRSTTHAAQLPSGTRTSGRVIDSPTPPQATPAPSEANMILAWFEEWPLGDVFLKRITEGGKATFQLQFDWNSDLCQPHAGRSVSNPKKRRRPSKTLPSVAKSPGARWTPEEDETVRRMKQDGDYWAAIQHALPHCSQGTIQVRYSTKLRG, from the coding sequence ATGCAGTCCAAGGACGGTTATGCAGATAGTGAGTTTTCAGAGAGTGAGGACGGCCTTGATGGGTCAGAATCTCACTACCAAGATGAGAACTCTCCTTCACTCGCGGACAGTGAGGATTCTGGCTCGGAAGACGATGACGCCGATGGTGTACACCAAGGTCGCAAGCGCCGCAAAGTCTCAGTCCATAGTACCGCCGCTAGTTCTCGGGGCTCTCGGAGCTCTCGCCAAAGACGATCGACAACACATGCCGCACAGTTGCCGAGCGGGACCCGAACGTCTGGACGCGTTATTGATAGCCCAACACCGCCACAAGCAACACCAGCTCCGTCCGAGGCTAACATGATTCTTGCTTGGTTCGAGGAATGGCCTCTCGGAGACGTTTTTCTCAAACGCATCACTGAGGGCGGCAAGGCGACATTTCAATTACAGTTTGACTGGAACTCCGATTTATGTCAGCCGCATGCTGGCAGATCTGTGTCGAACCCAAAGAAGCGCAGAAGGCCGTCTAAGACTTTGCCTTCAGTTGCAAAATCGCCCGGCGCAAGATGGACGCCAGAAGAGGATGAAACTGTGCGCAGGATGAAACAAGATGGCGATTATTGGGCCGCTATCCAGCACGCCCTTCCGCACTGTTCTCAGGGCACGATCCAAGTCCGGTACTCGACCAAACTCAGGGGTTAA